A region from the uncultured Macellibacteroides sp. genome encodes:
- a CDS encoding TPM domain-containing protein: MFLNKVKNTSRRVACLLVLFLTICSYQSQVKAASYTIETVPNTHLSDRNNRVSNPDGIIQPEDVSKINQMLQFVEDSLTIEISVVAVESIGDADARMFATDLFKHWGIGKKGEDNGLLILLVTDPAQRAVVFETGYGIEGILPDAICYRLQQKYMIQDLKAGNFSLGMVNGVAAVGNYLLNADYQRSTNSSNDVAPGNLVIAFVVIFLFIIFIMIVSYIIKRRPRICPNCGKKTLVYQGTRTVQAATYQSSGLAQEIFVCKNCNHTHKDDKTLSRLTRTRGPFIGGGMGGLGGGLGGGFGGFSGGGGGSWGGGSSGGGGSISRF; encoded by the coding sequence ATGTTTCTAAATAAAGTAAAAAATACAAGCAGACGGGTAGCCTGTCTGCTTGTGTTATTTTTAACAATCTGCAGTTATCAGTCGCAAGTTAAAGCTGCTTCATACACCATTGAAACAGTTCCCAATACACATTTGAGCGACAGAAACAACCGCGTGAGTAATCCTGATGGAATTATTCAACCCGAAGATGTATCTAAAATTAACCAAATGCTGCAATTTGTGGAGGACTCTCTTACGATTGAAATTTCTGTTGTGGCTGTTGAGTCTATTGGAGATGCCGATGCGCGGATGTTTGCAACAGATTTGTTTAAGCACTGGGGGATTGGAAAGAAAGGTGAAGATAATGGGCTGTTAATTCTACTAGTTACAGACCCTGCGCAACGTGCAGTTGTTTTCGAAACAGGATATGGTATCGAAGGAATTCTTCCAGATGCAATCTGCTATCGTTTACAACAAAAATATATGATTCAAGATCTTAAGGCGGGCAACTTTAGTTTAGGTATGGTAAACGGAGTAGCTGCGGTTGGAAACTATCTGTTAAATGCCGATTATCAGCGTTCCACCAATTCGTCTAACGATGTTGCGCCAGGCAATTTGGTAATTGCTTTTGTTGTGATATTCCTTTTCATTATTTTTATAATGATTGTAAGCTACATCATAAAAAGGCGTCCTCGTATTTGTCCTAATTGCGGCAAGAAAACTCTTGTTTATCAAGGTACTAGGACAGTACAGGCAGCTACTTATCAATCTTCCGGACTGGCACAAGAGATTTTTGTTTGCAAGAATTGTAATCACACCCATAAAGACGATAAAACATTAAGCCGTTTAACCCGCACCCGTGGTCCGTTTATTGGCGGAGGAATGGGAGGTCTGGGTGGAGGCTTAGGCGGTGGATTTGGAGGCTTTAGTGGTGGTGGTGGAGGCTCATGGGGCGGAGGAAGTTCTGGCGGTGGTGGCTCTATCAGCCGGTTTTAA
- a CDS encoding LemA family protein encodes MFKNKTLWIIIAVVLVLFFWVRGVYNSLVTQDESVKTAWSQVENQYQRRLDLIPNLVNTVKGYASHERETLEGVINARANATKTTIDPSNLNEETMKQFQAAQGELSNALSRLMVVVERYPDLKANQNFLELQAQLEGTENRISVERKRFNETAQSYNTNIRSFPTNILAGMFGFQSKAYFAAESGAEKAPTVEF; translated from the coding sequence ATGTTCAAAAACAAGACCCTTTGGATTATTATCGCCGTAGTTTTAGTTCTTTTCTTTTGGGTAAGAGGCGTTTACAACTCGTTAGTCACACAGGATGAAAGTGTAAAGACAGCATGGAGCCAGGTGGAGAATCAGTATCAGCGCAGATTGGACCTTATTCCCAATCTGGTAAATACAGTAAAAGGATACGCATCGCACGAACGTGAAACTCTTGAAGGAGTAATAAATGCGCGCGCAAATGCTACAAAAACGACAATTGATCCGTCCAACCTTAACGAAGAAACAATGAAACAGTTTCAAGCTGCTCAGGGTGAATTAAGTAATGCTCTGTCTCGTTTGATGGTTGTAGTAGAACGTTACCCGGATTTGAAAGCTAATCAGAATTTTCTTGAACTGCAAGCTCAGTTAGAAGGTACGGAAAACAGAATATCTGTAGAACGTAAACGTTTTAATGAAACAGCTCAAAGTTACAACACCAATATCCGCAGTTTTCCTACAAATATTCTTGCCGGCATGTTTGGGTTCCAGTCAAAAGCTTACTTCGCTGCAGAATCGGGAGCAGAGAAAGCACCAACTGTAGAATTTTAA
- a CDS encoding septal ring lytic transglycosylase RlpA family protein — MTYLKRFFKILLFVWVSLDGAHAQEEGLASYYHKRFHGKVSSSGRIHDAEELVAAHRTHPFGTFLRVTNLSNLKSVIVCVTDRGPRKKSRVVDISYSAAELLGFISKGIERVRVEVVPGIPDLRYLDLIYPKMPFLDVNKYRLEIPYRMDY; from the coding sequence ATGACCTATCTCAAGCGTTTCTTTAAAATTTTGTTATTTGTCTGGGTTAGCTTGGATGGAGCACATGCACAAGAAGAGGGTTTGGCATCCTATTATCATAAACGATTTCATGGGAAGGTTTCTTCCAGCGGAAGGATTCATGATGCGGAAGAGTTGGTTGCAGCCCATCGTACTCATCCCTTTGGAACTTTTTTGCGTGTAACAAATCTTAGTAACCTTAAGAGTGTGATCGTATGTGTAACGGACAGAGGACCACGTAAAAAAAGTCGCGTAGTAGATATTTCTTATAGCGCCGCAGAATTGCTTGGGTTTATTAGTAAGGGAATCGAGAGGGTTAGGGTAGAGGTTGTGCCGGGAATTCCTGATCTGCGATATCTGGATCTGATTTACCCAAAAATGCCTTTCCTGGATGTTAATAAATATAGGTTGGAAATTCCTTATCGTATGGATTATTAA
- a CDS encoding UDP-glucuronic acid decarboxylase family protein: MKQILVTGGAGFIGSHLCARLLEEGNFVICLDNYFTGSVNNILHLEKNPYFELVRHDITSPYSAEIDEIYNLACPASPVYYQVDPIQTVKTSVMGAINMLGLAKRKKAKILQASTSEVYGDPFEHPQTESYWGNVNPIGPRSCYDEGKRCAETLFMDYHRQNDVRVKIIRIFNTYGPFMSPNDGRVVSNFIVQALQNKDITIYGDGTQTRSFQYVDDLIEGMVRMMKTGDDFTGPVNIGNPGEFSMLELAELIIKLTGTKSKIVFRPLPGDDPKQRKPDISLAKEKLGGWEPNIALEDGLKETIKYFRTII; encoded by the coding sequence ATGAAGCAAATATTAGTAACCGGTGGTGCTGGTTTTATAGGATCTCATCTATGTGCCCGTTTGTTAGAAGAAGGTAATTTTGTTATTTGCCTGGATAATTATTTTACAGGATCAGTAAATAATATACTTCATCTTGAGAAGAATCCTTATTTTGAATTAGTGCGCCATGATATCACTTCGCCATATTCTGCCGAGATTGATGAAATATATAACTTAGCTTGTCCTGCGTCGCCTGTATATTATCAGGTTGATCCAATCCAGACAGTCAAGACTTCGGTAATGGGCGCTATTAATATGCTGGGGCTAGCTAAAAGAAAAAAAGCAAAAATTTTACAAGCGTCCACGAGTGAGGTATATGGTGATCCATTTGAACATCCGCAAACAGAAAGTTACTGGGGTAATGTAAATCCAATTGGTCCCCGGTCGTGTTATGACGAAGGAAAGCGGTGTGCAGAAACGTTGTTTATGGATTATCACCGTCAGAATGATGTGAGGGTAAAGATTATAAGAATATTTAATACATACGGGCCTTTTATGAGTCCGAACGATGGTCGAGTGGTATCTAATTTTATCGTTCAGGCGCTTCAAAATAAAGATATTACTATTTATGGTGATGGCACTCAAACACGTAGTTTTCAGTATGTAGACGACCTTATTGAAGGTATGGTTCGTATGATGAAGACCGGTGACGATTTTACCGGACCCGTTAATATTGGAAATCCTGGTGAGTTTTCCATGCTTGAGTTGGCCGAACTTATTATTAAGCTGACCGGAACAAAGTCTAAAATAGTTTTCAGACCTCTTCCGGGTGACGATCCCAAACAACGCAAACCAGATATCTCTCTTGCAAAAGAGAAGTTGGGGGGATGGGAGCCTAATATAGCTTTAGAAGATGGGCTTAAAGAAACAATAAAATACTTTCGTACTATAATTTAA
- a CDS encoding ATP-binding protein, translating to MVQVEKTTNNRVPFSQRLFWSVFSMFLGFTFCFLLFQFQREKEFAQDKLNNILDNYNYQIYQCTNKSPDIDLAVSKFLTEIPQKELRVTIIEPSGHVIFDNIHPEELDNHNTRSEIKKARLNNKGFAIRKSSSTGLKYFYSASKIGNNVYRSALPYDTYVKSALTIDKDFIYFMVLMTVIFFVVLSRFTFSIGRTISKLRNFAQNMGKDRVSETSYIFPNDELGDISQNIVTLYHKQQMAKNELSMEREKLIKHFQYSKEGFAMFSADGKETLSNILFIQYVNIISDKQIRQSEEATSIPELETIQAFLKRNKNDLNRKKVLRESVTVDKNGKIFLVECILFLDSSYELSLSDISRQEEESRMKRQLTQNVAHELKTPVSSIQGYLETILSNPDLAPEKRQFFIERCYSQSTRLTGLLRDISVLNRLDEASDMFDLAEINISRLIGEIENECSKDMSDKQIESKLILPGNPIVYGNYSLLYSIFRNLYDNAIAYAGNNITITINCYKEDPKYYYFSFADNGIGISEEHINRIFERFYRVDKGRSRKVGGTGLGLSIVKNGVNFHKGQILAKNRPEGGLEFLFTIKKRI from the coding sequence ATGGTGCAAGTAGAAAAAACAACTAACAACAGGGTTCCTTTTAGCCAACGGCTCTTTTGGTCTGTCTTTTCAATGTTTCTAGGATTCACTTTCTGTTTTCTACTCTTTCAATTCCAAAGGGAAAAAGAGTTTGCACAAGATAAACTTAACAACATCCTTGACAATTACAATTATCAAATTTATCAATGTACCAATAAATCGCCTGACATTGATTTGGCTGTCTCTAAATTTTTAACTGAAATACCTCAGAAAGAGCTTCGAGTAACCATTATTGAACCATCTGGTCATGTTATTTTTGATAATATACACCCGGAAGAATTAGACAATCATAATACGCGAAGTGAAATAAAAAAAGCCAGATTAAATAATAAGGGATTTGCTATTAGAAAATCAAGCTCTACAGGTCTGAAGTATTTCTATTCGGCAAGTAAAATAGGAAATAATGTTTACCGTTCAGCACTTCCGTACGATACCTATGTAAAGAGTGCCTTGACTATTGATAAAGATTTTATATACTTCATGGTATTAATGACTGTAATCTTTTTTGTGGTCCTTTCTCGTTTTACATTCAGTATTGGCCGTACCATTTCAAAGCTTCGTAATTTTGCGCAGAACATGGGAAAAGATCGGGTTTCTGAAACCTCTTATATCTTTCCAAATGACGAATTAGGTGATATTTCTCAGAATATTGTTACATTGTATCACAAGCAACAAATGGCGAAGAATGAGCTTTCGATGGAGAGAGAAAAACTAATAAAGCATTTTCAATATTCGAAGGAAGGATTTGCTATGTTTAGTGCTGATGGTAAAGAAACGCTTTCTAATATCCTTTTTATTCAGTATGTAAATATTATTTCCGATAAACAGATTAGACAATCAGAAGAGGCAACTTCTATTCCTGAGTTGGAAACAATCCAGGCCTTTCTTAAACGAAACAAAAACGATTTGAACAGAAAAAAAGTACTTAGAGAGTCTGTTACGGTCGACAAAAACGGTAAAATATTCCTGGTGGAGTGTATTTTATTTTTGGATAGCAGTTACGAGTTGTCTTTAAGTGATATTTCACGCCAGGAAGAAGAGAGCCGGATGAAGCGCCAACTTACTCAAAATGTAGCACACGAACTAAAGACTCCGGTCAGTAGTATTCAGGGATATCTGGAAACCATTTTATCTAATCCAGACCTGGCTCCCGAAAAACGTCAGTTTTTTATTGAGCGTTGTTATTCTCAAAGTACACGCCTAACAGGTTTGTTGAGAGATATCTCTGTTCTTAACCGATTAGATGAAGCTTCTGACATGTTCGATCTTGCCGAAATCAACATTTCCAGACTTATTGGAGAAATAGAAAATGAATGTTCTAAGGATATGTCAGACAAACAAATTGAGTCAAAATTAATTCTTCCCGGTAATCCAATAGTTTACGGTAATTATTCATTGCTATACTCAATATTCCGTAATCTTTATGACAACGCTATAGCATATGCCGGCAATAATATTACTATAACAATAAATTGTTACAAAGAAGATCCTAAATATTATTACTTTAGTTTTGCCGATAATGGTATCGGGATCTCAGAAGAGCACATCAATCGTATCTTTGAACGTTTTTATAGGGTTGATAAAGGCAGAAGCCGAAAAGTTGGTGGAACAGGCCTCGGTCTTTCTATAGTGAAGAACGGAGTTAATTTTCATAAAGGACAAATCCTGGCCAAAAATCGTCCCGAAGGTGGCCTTGAGTTTCTTTTCACAATAAAGAAACGTATCTAG
- a CDS encoding response regulator transcription factor, with the protein MATTRILVVDDEEDLCEILKFNLEIEGYDVDTAFSAEEALKKDICSYNLLLLDVMMGEISGFKMANMLRKNERTAKMPIIFLTAKDTENDLLTGFNLGADDYISKPFSIRQVVARVKAVLRRTAAKAVQSEPESLVYETLILDIKRIKASVNGEEIPLTKKEFEILKLLLENKGNVFSREEILSRIWKDEVYVLDRTIDVNITRLRKKIGVYGKNIVTRLGFGYCFEN; encoded by the coding sequence ATGGCGACTACCCGTATTCTTGTTGTAGATGATGAAGAGGATTTATGCGAGATTTTAAAGTTTAACCTTGAGATAGAAGGTTATGATGTAGATACGGCCTTTAGCGCTGAAGAAGCTTTAAAAAAGGATATCTGCTCGTACAACTTACTTTTATTGGATGTAATGATGGGCGAAATATCAGGATTTAAAATGGCAAACATGCTTCGTAAAAACGAACGAACGGCCAAAATGCCTATTATATTTCTAACAGCTAAAGACACTGAGAACGACCTCCTTACCGGATTTAATTTGGGTGCGGACGACTATATTTCTAAACCTTTTTCGATTCGTCAGGTTGTAGCCAGAGTTAAAGCTGTGTTAAGACGTACTGCTGCAAAAGCAGTTCAATCAGAACCTGAATCGTTAGTTTATGAAACACTAATTCTGGATATCAAACGAATAAAAGCATCTGTTAATGGTGAAGAAATTCCTTTAACAAAAAAAGAATTTGAGATCCTTAAACTTTTACTGGAAAATAAAGGCAATGTTTTTTCCAGAGAAGAGATCCTTTCGCGAATCTGGAAAGATGAAGTTTACGTGCTAGACCGGACTATCGATGTAAATATTACTCGTTTACGTAAGAAAATAGGGGTTTATGGAAAGAATATTGTAACACGGTTAGGGTTTGGTTATTGCTTTGAAAATTAA
- a CDS encoding L-serine ammonia-lyase, iron-sulfur-dependent, subunit alpha: protein MDISFQKQIIELIKREVVPAIGCTEPMAVALASAKASEVLGKTPQSIEVFLSANVLKNAMGVGIPGTGMIGLPIAIALGALVGKSAYGLEVLRDVDAESLTNGKALIEKKCIQISLKEQVDKLYIEVICHHEEEFAKVIITKEHTHIVYIEKNNNVLLDQQIDSSSENRKEEECNLTFASVYEFATEATIEDIQFILQSAELNRQAAISSAQGNYGHSVCKTVTGVNGKRFLGDSALTHMLAMTSAACDVRMDGAMIPVMSNSGSGNQGIAATLPVLSFADDIESSREQLIRALTLSHLMVIYIKQSLGRLSALCGCVVAATGASCGITYLMGGTKTQISFAIKNMIGNITGMICDGAKPSCSMKVSSGVSTAMLSALMAIENKVVSSSEGIIDEDVDISIANLTAIGSSGMEATDRLVLEIMTNKKC, encoded by the coding sequence ATGGATATTTCTTTTCAAAAACAGATAATTGAGCTGATTAAACGGGAAGTGGTGCCTGCTATAGGATGTACAGAGCCTATGGCCGTAGCGCTAGCTTCTGCAAAAGCATCCGAAGTATTGGGTAAAACGCCACAAAGTATTGAAGTTTTCTTAAGTGCCAATGTATTAAAGAATGCGATGGGAGTGGGGATTCCTGGAACAGGTATGATTGGATTACCAATAGCCATAGCCTTAGGTGCTCTTGTTGGAAAATCTGCTTACGGATTGGAAGTGCTACGTGATGTGGATGCAGAAAGTTTAACCAACGGAAAAGCCTTGATAGAAAAGAAATGTATTCAGATCTCCTTGAAAGAACAGGTAGATAAACTTTATATAGAAGTTATTTGTCATCATGAAGAGGAATTTGCCAAGGTTATAATAACTAAGGAACATACACATATCGTTTATATCGAAAAGAACAATAATGTGTTGCTTGACCAGCAAATAGACTCTTCTTCAGAAAATAGAAAAGAGGAAGAATGTAATTTAACTTTTGCTTCTGTTTATGAATTTGCTACCGAAGCTACTATTGAAGATATTCAGTTCATACTTCAGTCGGCTGAGTTAAATCGTCAAGCTGCCATATCATCGGCTCAGGGTAATTATGGCCATTCAGTTTGCAAGACAGTTACAGGGGTGAATGGAAAACGATTCCTGGGTGATTCTGCACTTACTCATATGTTGGCGATGACGTCTGCGGCATGTGATGTGCGTATGGACGGAGCTATGATCCCTGTAATGAGTAATTCGGGAAGTGGAAATCAAGGCATAGCGGCTACCTTGCCCGTATTGAGTTTTGCCGACGATATTGAGTCTTCAAGAGAACAATTAATTCGCGCGCTTACACTGAGCCACTTAATGGTTATCTATATAAAACAAAGTTTGGGCCGTTTATCTGCTTTGTGTGGATGCGTTGTGGCTGCTACAGGTGCTAGTTGTGGAATTACATACCTGATGGGAGGTACAAAAACTCAAATATCTTTCGCGATTAAAAATATGATCGGCAATATTACTGGAATGATTTGTGATGGAGCAAAACCAAGTTGCTCGATGAAAGTCTCCAGTGGAGTATCAACCGCAATGTTATCTGCCCTTATGGCTATTGAAAATAAAGTTGTATCATCGTCGGAAGGAATTATTGACGAAGATGTAGATATATCGATCGCTAATCTTACAGCTATCGGTTCCTCTGGTATGGAGGCAACCGATAGGCTGGTATTGGAAATTATGACAAATAAAAAGTGTTAG
- a CDS encoding putative quinol monooxygenase, whose amino-acid sequence MKKEITAIFGCLLFFAACSESVSEKKAASLDCSCNKDSMQVVMNLPQKVKPEFVSAYKVSFNKCAAETLKEPGCLVYEVYQSFDDSTLFFITETWANKGEHLKHMETPHLKALIEETKNMGDSGDTRKSAEIYVCKNVN is encoded by the coding sequence ATGAAAAAAGAAATAACAGCAATCTTTGGTTGCCTTTTATTTTTTGCGGCTTGTTCCGAATCCGTTTCTGAAAAGAAAGCTGCATCTTTAGACTGTTCGTGCAACAAAGACTCTATGCAAGTTGTGATGAATCTTCCCCAAAAAGTGAAACCAGAATTCGTTTCGGCCTATAAAGTGTCATTTAATAAGTGTGCCGCCGAGACACTAAAGGAGCCTGGTTGCTTGGTTTACGAAGTTTATCAGTCGTTCGACGACAGTACATTATTTTTTATTACTGAAACATGGGCTAACAAAGGCGAACATCTCAAGCATATGGAGACTCCTCATTTAAAGGCTCTTATTGAAGAGACTAAAAATATGGGAGACTCCGGTGATACAAGAAAGAGTGCAGAAATCTATGTTTGCAAAAATGTAAACTAA
- a CDS encoding CDGSH iron-sulfur domain-containing protein yields MNEKSILQPVVEMKIIDKGPVIVHGPVKVITPDGIVVMREMCAICRCGNSKNQPYCDGSHLQNKKHVYEHEEFF; encoded by the coding sequence ATGAATGAGAAAAGTATATTACAACCTGTGGTTGAGATGAAGATTATAGACAAGGGGCCGGTAATTGTTCATGGTCCGGTAAAGGTTATAACTCCCGACGGAATCGTTGTTATGAGAGAAATGTGTGCGATATGCCGATGTGGTAACTCGAAAAATCAGCCTTATTGTGATGGATCTCATTTGCAGAACAAAAAGCATGTATATGAACATGAAGAATTCTTCTAA
- a CDS encoding thioredoxin-like domain-containing protein produces MKVRAYVLLVSVGILVMSASTKKARLSEGNTPGNLAPRIESLENEREFSFQNRSGRYTLLNFWAAYDAESRARNIQLWNEVKKLSSSEIEMISISFDKSSSVFAETVKTDRLNEENQFRDGMGTESELYGKYALKKGFKNFLIDDQGVIVAVNVAPEEISNELSKD; encoded by the coding sequence ATGAAGGTTAGAGCTTATGTTCTCCTTGTATCAGTAGGCATATTGGTTATGTCTGCTTCTACAAAAAAAGCAAGACTATCTGAAGGAAATACTCCTGGAAATCTTGCTCCGAGAATAGAGTCCTTGGAAAACGAACGAGAGTTCAGTTTTCAAAATCGGTCCGGTAGATACACGCTATTAAATTTTTGGGCTGCGTATGATGCGGAATCGAGGGCACGAAACATTCAGTTGTGGAATGAGGTTAAAAAGTTGAGTTCCTCAGAAATTGAAATGATTTCAATCTCTTTTGATAAGAGTTCATCTGTTTTTGCTGAAACAGTTAAAACAGACAGATTGAATGAAGAGAATCAATTTCGTGATGGAATGGGAACAGAATCGGAGTTGTATGGAAAGTATGCCTTAAAAAAGGGATTTAAAAACTTTCTGATTGACGACCAAGGAGTAATTGTTGCAGTAAATGTTGCTCCCGAGGAAATTTCCAATGAATTAAGTAAAGATTAA
- a CDS encoding LptF/LptG family permease encodes MKYKLKRIDKYIIKQFLGTYVFAIILIISISVVFDINEKIDKFLQPNVPLKAIVMDYYMNFVPYFANLFSPLFTFIAVIFFTSKLADNSEIIAMLASGMSFRRLMMPYAVSAAIIAIVTFTLNSFIIPPANNTRIDFQNKYIKNKEMTYAKNVQLEVEPGVFAYFDRYEARSNMGYRFSLEHFKDKKLISRLTANSIKYDSLYTWTVIDYMIRDFKGMKETIRSGSRQDTTLTIVPSDFLISVNDCETMTTPELNVYINRQKKRGIGNIQTFQIEYHKRFATVMAAFILTTIGAALSSRKIKGGMGLNIGIGLALSFSYILFMTVTSTFAINGYVSPMVAAWIPNVIYTVIAIFLYRRAPR; translated from the coding sequence ATGAAATATAAATTAAAGCGGATCGATAAATACATTATCAAACAGTTCCTTGGAACGTATGTATTTGCTATTATATTAATTATTTCCATATCGGTTGTATTCGACATCAATGAAAAAATTGATAAGTTCCTTCAACCAAATGTGCCGCTTAAAGCGATTGTAATGGATTATTACATGAACTTTGTACCTTATTTTGCAAACTTGTTTAGTCCTTTATTCACCTTTATCGCGGTAATCTTCTTTACATCGAAACTAGCGGACAATTCCGAAATTATTGCCATGCTTGCAAGTGGAATGAGCTTTAGAAGGTTAATGATGCCTTATGCTGTTTCTGCGGCGATAATAGCCATTGTAACGTTTACGTTGAATAGTTTCATAATTCCACCGGCAAACAATACCCGTATCGATTTTCAAAATAAGTATATAAAGAATAAGGAAATGACATACGCCAAAAATGTTCAGTTGGAAGTCGAACCTGGTGTTTTTGCTTACTTTGACCGATATGAAGCCCGATCCAATATGGGTTATCGTTTTTCATTGGAACACTTTAAGGATAAAAAGCTGATTTCCCGCCTTACCGCCAATTCAATTAAGTATGATTCCCTTTATACCTGGACGGTTATCGATTACATGATACGTGATTTTAAAGGAATGAAAGAAACTATTCGTAGCGGGAGCCGTCAGGATACGACTCTTACAATTGTTCCTTCGGATTTTCTGATATCAGTTAACGATTGCGAAACAATGACAACTCCCGAGTTGAATGTCTACATTAACCGGCAAAAGAAAAGAGGGATTGGAAACATCCAAACATTTCAAATTGAATATCATAAACGTTTTGCAACTGTAATGGCGGCATTTATTCTAACAACGATAGGCGCAGCCCTCTCGTCAAGGAAAATAAAAGGAGGAATGGGGCTAAATATTGGTATTGGTCTCGCTCTTAGCTTCTCTTACATCTTATTTATGACTGTAACATCTACATTCGCGATAAATGGCTATGTTAGCCCCATGGTGGCTGCATGGATCCCCAACGTTATTTATACAGTTATAGCCATATTTCTTTACAGGAGAGCTCCCCGATAA
- the tgt gene encoding tRNA guanosine(34) transglycosylase Tgt, with protein sequence MKFELQYKDTKTNARAGLITTDHGVIETPIFMPVGTQGSVKAVHMTELKEDIKAQIILGNTYHLYLRPGLEILEQAGGLHKFNSWDRPILTDSGGFQVFSLAENRKLHEEGAEFRSHIDGSKHMFTPEKVMDIERTIGADIIMAFDECCPGDADYNYAKESLGLTERWLDRCFERFNSTDPKYGYSQSLFPIVQGCVYPDLRIRAAENIASKEADGNAIGGLAVGEPTEKMYEMIEVVNEILPKDKPRYLMGVGTPVNLLEAIERGVDMFDCIMPTRNGRNGQLFTRYGTMNMRNQKWENDFSPLDTEGTSYVDSLYSKAYVRHLFKTNELLGLQIASIHNLAFYLWLVGEARKHIITGDFSSWKSGMVIQLSNRL encoded by the coding sequence ATGAAATTCGAATTACAATACAAAGATACTAAGACAAATGCGAGGGCGGGCTTAATTACTACCGATCACGGGGTAATTGAGACGCCTATTTTTATGCCAGTTGGTACACAAGGGTCTGTTAAGGCTGTACATATGACCGAGCTGAAAGAAGATATCAAGGCTCAGATTATCCTAGGTAATACGTACCATTTATATCTGCGTCCCGGATTGGAAATCCTTGAACAGGCTGGTGGTTTGCATAAATTTAATAGCTGGGATCGTCCCATCCTGACTGACAGCGGTGGCTTTCAAGTATTTTCTCTTGCAGAAAACAGAAAGCTGCATGAGGAAGGAGCCGAATTTCGTTCTCATATCGACGGATCTAAACACATGTTTACTCCAGAGAAGGTGATGGATATAGAGCGTACTATTGGAGCTGATATTATTATGGCATTCGACGAATGTTGTCCGGGCGATGCCGATTACAATTATGCAAAAGAGTCACTCGGTCTTACCGAACGTTGGCTTGATCGTTGTTTCGAGCGTTTTAACAGCACCGATCCTAAATATGGATATAGCCAAAGCTTATTCCCAATTGTTCAGGGCTGTGTGTATCCGGATCTAAGAATTCGGGCAGCAGAGAATATCGCGTCAAAGGAAGCCGACGGTAACGCTATAGGCGGATTAGCCGTAGGAGAACCCACGGAAAAAATGTACGAAATGATTGAGGTAGTAAACGAAATATTACCTAAAGATAAACCTCGATATTTAATGGGCGTTGGTACCCCGGTTAATCTACTGGAAGCGATTGAACGTGGTGTTGATATGTTCGACTGCATCATGCCTACGCGCAATGGCCGTAACGGTCAGCTGTTTACCAGATATGGAACAATGAATATGCGTAATCAGAAGTGGGAAAACGATTTCTCTCCTCTTGATACCGAAGGTACTTCATATGTTGATTCTCTTTATAGTAAAGCATATGTACGCCATCTTTTCAAAACAAACGAACTGCTTGGACTACAGATAGCCTCTATTCATAATCTTGCTTTTTATTTATGGCTGGTTGGTGAAGCCCGTAAACATATTATAACCGGCGATTTCTCTTCATGGAAAAGTGGTATGGTTATTCAACTATCAAACAGGTTATAA